One Streptomyces coeruleorubidus DNA segment encodes these proteins:
- a CDS encoding response regulator, producing MPVTVLLVDDEPLVRAGLRAVLEAQPDIEVVGEAADGASVIPLVRQLRPDVVAMDVRMPLLDGIEATRALLRTVDEPPRILVVTTFENDEYVYEALRAGADGFLLKRARPAEIVHAVRLIAEGESLLFPASVRQLAAEYGEGGGNRVARAAMERAQLTEREGEVLRLMARGLSNAEIAARLVVGTETVKSHVSAVLAKLGARDRTQAVIAAYESGFVAPG from the coding sequence ATGCCGGTCACCGTTCTCCTCGTCGACGACGAACCCCTCGTGCGCGCGGGTCTGCGGGCCGTGCTGGAGGCCCAGCCCGACATCGAGGTGGTCGGGGAGGCCGCGGACGGGGCGTCGGTGATCCCGCTCGTGCGGCAGCTGCGCCCCGACGTGGTCGCCATGGACGTACGGATGCCGCTGCTCGACGGGATCGAGGCCACCCGGGCGCTGCTGCGGACGGTCGACGAGCCGCCGAGGATCCTCGTGGTGACGACGTTCGAGAACGACGAGTACGTGTACGAGGCGCTGCGGGCGGGCGCTGACGGGTTCCTGCTGAAGCGGGCCCGGCCGGCCGAGATCGTGCACGCGGTGCGGCTGATCGCCGAGGGCGAGTCGCTGCTGTTCCCGGCCTCGGTACGGCAGCTGGCCGCCGAGTACGGCGAGGGCGGCGGGAACCGGGTCGCGCGGGCGGCGATGGAGCGGGCGCAGCTGACCGAGCGGGAGGGCGAGGTGCTGCGGCTGATGGCGCGGGGCCTGTCGAACGCCGAGATCGCCGCCCGGCTGGTGGTGGGCACCGAGACGGTGAAGTCGCATGTGAGCGCCGTACTGGCGAAGCTGGGAGCAAGGGACCGCACGCAGGCGGTGATCGCGGCGTACGAGTCCGGGTTCGTGGCGCCGGGGTGA
- a CDS encoding RNA polymerase sigma-70 factor: MTAETATDVFEAHRPVLLGVAYRMLGRVADAEDVVQEAWLRWSGSDRGDVREPRGYLVRITTRLAIDRLRQIKARGETYVGPWLPEPYVTDFGDTVPDTAERAVLADSVSLAVLVVLESLSPLERAVFVLREAFGFPYAEIAAMLDRGEPAVRQLAGRARKHVEERRPRYEVDPAQRRDLTERFLAAAADGDLEGLLALLAPDVRLVGDSGGKARAPLRVLQTADKVGRFLVGAAQKSVPDFSLRFVELNGGPAVLFLSGEKLDSVFQLDIADGRVQAVYIIRNPDKLRALAAV; the protein is encoded by the coding sequence GTGACCGCCGAGACCGCGACCGACGTCTTCGAAGCGCACCGCCCCGTCCTGCTGGGCGTCGCCTACCGCATGCTGGGCCGCGTCGCCGACGCGGAGGACGTGGTCCAGGAGGCCTGGCTGCGCTGGTCGGGCAGCGACCGCGGTGACGTGCGCGAACCGCGCGGCTATCTCGTACGGATCACCACCCGCCTCGCTATCGACCGGCTGCGCCAGATCAAGGCCCGCGGGGAGACATACGTGGGCCCGTGGCTGCCCGAGCCGTACGTCACCGACTTCGGCGACACCGTGCCCGACACCGCCGAGCGGGCCGTGCTCGCGGACTCCGTCTCGCTCGCCGTCCTCGTCGTGCTGGAGTCGCTGTCGCCGCTGGAGCGGGCGGTGTTCGTGCTGCGCGAGGCCTTCGGCTTCCCGTACGCCGAGATCGCCGCCATGCTCGACCGCGGCGAACCGGCGGTCCGTCAGCTGGCCGGGCGGGCGCGCAAGCACGTCGAGGAGCGGCGACCGCGCTACGAGGTCGACCCCGCCCAGCGGCGCGACCTCACCGAACGGTTCCTCGCCGCGGCGGCGGACGGCGACCTCGAAGGGCTGCTGGCGCTGCTCGCCCCGGACGTGCGGCTCGTCGGCGACAGCGGCGGCAAGGCGCGTGCGCCGCTGCGGGTCCTGCAGACCGCGGACAAGGTGGGCCGCTTCCTCGTCGGCGCCGCGCAGAAGAGCGTCCCCGACTTCTCCCTGCGTTTCGTGGAGCTCAACGGCGGCCCGGCCGTACTGTTCCTGTCCGGCGAAAAGCTCGACTCCGTCTTCCAGCTCGACATCGCCGACGGCCGCGTCCAGGCGGTCTACATCATCCGCAACCCCGACAAGCTGCGCGCGCTGGCCGCCGTCTAG
- a CDS encoding ABC transporter ATP-binding protein, which translates to MTSIEVQDLTKEYGTKRAVDGLTFRVLPGRVTGFLGPNGSGKSTTMRLVLGLDRPTAGSATLGGRAYPTLREPLRRVGALLDAQAAHGSRTARDHLRVLATSNRIPDRRVDEVLEETGLASVARRRVRTYSLGMRQRLGIAAALLGDPEVVMLDEPSNGLDPEGIVWIRRLLRRLAGEGRTVLVSSHLMNETASFADHLVVLGRGRLLADTPMRDFIDARVQPSVRIRTSDPAALRSALARHGRDAVEHVDGHWSVHHARVDDIGRIASAAGVPVLELAAEEGTLEQAYFDLTSAEAEFTTQPQEA; encoded by the coding sequence ATGACCAGCATCGAAGTCCAGGACCTCACCAAGGAGTACGGCACCAAACGGGCCGTGGACGGCCTCACCTTCCGCGTCCTGCCCGGCCGTGTCACCGGCTTCCTCGGCCCCAACGGCTCCGGGAAGTCCACCACCATGCGGCTGGTGCTCGGCCTCGACCGGCCGACCGCCGGCTCCGCCACCCTCGGCGGCCGCGCCTACCCGACGCTGCGCGAACCCCTGCGCCGGGTGGGCGCCCTGCTCGACGCGCAGGCCGCGCACGGCTCCCGCACCGCCCGCGACCATCTCCGCGTCCTGGCGACGAGCAACCGCATCCCGGACCGGCGGGTCGACGAGGTACTGGAGGAAACCGGCCTGGCGTCGGTGGCCCGGCGCCGTGTGCGGACGTACTCCCTGGGCATGCGCCAGCGCCTGGGCATCGCCGCCGCCCTGCTGGGCGATCCCGAGGTGGTCATGCTGGACGAGCCGTCCAACGGTCTCGACCCCGAAGGCATCGTGTGGATCCGGCGGTTGCTGCGCCGACTCGCGGGGGAGGGCCGCACGGTCCTGGTCTCCAGCCACCTGATGAACGAGACCGCGTCCTTCGCGGACCACCTCGTCGTCCTCGGCCGGGGCCGGCTGCTGGCCGACACCCCGATGCGGGACTTCATCGACGCGCGCGTGCAGCCCAGCGTCCGCATCCGCACATCCGACCCCGCCGCCCTCCGCAGCGCCCTCGCCCGGCACGGCCGCGACGCCGTGGAACACGTGGACGGTCACTGGAGCGTGCACCACGCACGCGTGGACGACATCGGCCGCATCGCCTCCGCCGCGGGTGTGCCGGTCCTCGAACTCGCCGCCGAGGAGGGCACGTTGGAACAGGCCTATTTCGACCTCACGTCGGCCGAAGCCGAGTTCACCACCCAGCCGCAGGAGGCCTGA
- a CDS encoding alpha/beta fold hydrolase: protein MSATVSFKVASAHGEQNVTLSYTRRGSGEPLLLLHGIGHHRQVWDPVIPALAAERDVIAVDLPGCGESPALPDGMAHDLPTMNTVLAALCGALEIERPHVAGNSLGGLLALDLARAQLVRSVTALSPAGFWNEVERRYAFTVLMTMRQIAQRMPLPLVERLARPAIGRTLLTSTIYARPGRRSPEAVVAETLALARAQGFSETLRSGRTVQFTDDIVGTPVTVAWGNRDRLLIPRQGLRAKSVIPRARLVQLPGCGHVPMNDDPALVARVVLDGSR, encoded by the coding sequence ATGTCCGCCACCGTCTCCTTCAAAGTCGCCTCCGCACACGGCGAGCAGAACGTGACCCTGTCCTACACCCGCCGGGGCAGCGGCGAACCGTTGCTCCTGCTGCATGGCATCGGCCACCACCGGCAGGTGTGGGACCCGGTGATACCCGCGCTGGCGGCCGAGCGGGACGTGATCGCCGTGGACCTGCCCGGGTGCGGCGAGTCACCGGCGCTCCCGGACGGCATGGCGCACGACCTGCCGACCATGAACACCGTCCTCGCCGCGCTGTGCGGGGCGCTGGAGATCGAACGGCCGCACGTGGCGGGCAACTCGCTGGGCGGTCTGCTGGCCCTGGACCTGGCCCGGGCGCAGCTCGTCCGCTCCGTCACCGCCCTGTCCCCCGCGGGGTTCTGGAACGAGGTCGAGCGCCGCTACGCCTTCACGGTGTTGATGACGATGCGGCAGATAGCCCAGCGGATGCCGCTGCCCCTCGTCGAACGGCTGGCCCGTCCGGCGATCGGCCGTACGTTGCTGACGAGCACCATCTACGCCCGCCCGGGCCGTCGTTCGCCCGAGGCCGTGGTCGCCGAGACGCTCGCGCTGGCCCGGGCGCAGGGGTTCTCCGAGACCCTCCGCTCCGGAAGGACCGTGCAGTTCACCGACGACATCGTGGGCACGCCGGTCACCGTGGCGTGGGGCAACCGGGACCGGCTGCTGATCCCCCGCCAGGGGCTGCGGGCCAAGAGCGTCATCCCCCGCGCCCGGCTGGTGCAGCTGCCCGGCTGCGGCCACGTCCCGATGAACGACGACCCGGCGCTGGTCGCCCGGGTCGTCCTCGACGGCAGCCGCTGA
- the purB gene encoding adenylosuccinate lyase yields the protein MTSAPAKPRIPNVLAGRYASAELATLWSPEQKVKLERQLWLAVLRAQKDLGVEVPDAALADYERVLDTVDLGSIAEREKVTRHDVKARIEEFNDLAGHEHVHKGMTSRDLTENVEQLQIRLSLELMRDRTVAVLARLGKLAGEYGELVMAGRSHNVAAQATTLGKRFATATDELLVAYGRIEELLGRYPLRGIKGPVGTAQDMLDLLDGDGAKLAELEQRIATHLGFSQAFTSVGQVYPRSLDYEVVTALVQLAAAPSSLAKTIRLMAGHELVTEGFKPGQVGSSAMPHKMNTRSCERVNGLMVILRGYASMTGELAGDQWNEGDVSCSVVRRVALPDAFFALDGLLETFLTVLDEFGAFPAVVARELDRYLPFLATTKVLMGAVRAGVGRELAHEAIKENAVASALAMREQGAERNELLDKLAADTRIPLDRTELDALMADKLSFTGAAGDQVAAVVARVEEIVKQHPQAAGYTPGAIL from the coding sequence GTGACTTCCGCTCCCGCCAAGCCCCGCATCCCGAACGTCCTCGCCGGACGGTACGCCTCCGCCGAGCTCGCCACGCTCTGGTCGCCCGAGCAGAAGGTGAAGCTGGAGCGGCAGCTCTGGCTCGCCGTGCTGCGCGCCCAGAAGGACCTCGGGGTCGAGGTGCCGGACGCGGCGCTCGCGGACTACGAGCGTGTGCTCGACACCGTCGACCTGGGCTCCATCGCCGAGCGCGAGAAGGTCACGCGGCACGACGTGAAGGCGCGGATCGAGGAGTTCAACGACCTCGCCGGGCACGAGCACGTACACAAGGGCATGACCTCCCGCGACCTCACCGAGAACGTCGAGCAGCTTCAGATCCGCCTCTCGCTGGAGCTGATGCGCGACCGCACGGTGGCGGTCCTGGCCCGCCTGGGCAAGCTGGCCGGGGAGTACGGCGAGCTGGTCATGGCCGGCCGCTCGCACAACGTCGCCGCGCAGGCCACCACCCTCGGCAAGCGCTTCGCGACCGCCACCGACGAGCTGCTCGTCGCCTACGGCCGGATCGAGGAGCTGCTGGGCCGCTACCCGCTGCGCGGCATCAAGGGCCCGGTCGGCACCGCGCAGGACATGCTGGACCTGCTGGACGGGGACGGTGCGAAGCTCGCCGAGCTGGAGCAGCGGATCGCCACGCACCTGGGCTTCTCGCAGGCGTTCACGTCGGTCGGCCAGGTCTACCCGCGCTCGCTCGACTACGAGGTCGTCACGGCGCTGGTGCAGCTGGCGGCCGCGCCGTCGTCGCTGGCGAAGACGATCCGGCTGATGGCCGGGCACGAGCTGGTCACCGAGGGCTTCAAGCCCGGTCAGGTCGGCTCCTCGGCGATGCCGCACAAGATGAACACCCGCTCCTGCGAGCGCGTCAACGGCCTGATGGTGATCCTGCGCGGCTACGCCTCGATGACCGGCGAGCTGGCGGGCGACCAGTGGAACGAGGGCGACGTGTCCTGCTCGGTGGTGCGCCGGGTCGCGCTGCCGGACGCGTTCTTCGCGCTGGACGGTCTGCTGGAGACGTTCCTGACGGTGCTCGACGAGTTCGGCGCGTTCCCGGCGGTCGTGGCCCGTGAGCTGGACCGCTACCTGCCGTTCCTCGCCACCACCAAGGTGCTGATGGGCGCCGTGCGCGCGGGCGTGGGCCGCGAGCTCGCGCACGAGGCGATCAAGGAGAACGCCGTCGCCTCCGCGCTCGCGATGCGCGAGCAGGGCGCCGAGCGCAACGAGCTGCTCGACAAGCTGGCCGCCGACACGCGCATTCCGCTCGACCGCACCGAGCTGGACGCGCTGATGGCCGACAAGCTGTCCTTCACCGGCGCCGCGGGCGACCAGGTCGCCGCCGTCGTCGCCCGGGTCGAGGAGATCGTGAAGCAGCACCCCCAGGCCGCGGGCTACACGCCCGGCGCGATCCTCTGA
- a CDS encoding PLP-dependent aminotransferase family protein, with protein MDRNEPASPAWELLLPAASAPARTRGRSLQAALREAVRSGRLAPGTRLPSSRDLAADLGVSRGLITEAYEQLTAEGYLRSGRGAGTWVGSAVRAARPRAHDLAPRSPGARANFVPGTPDLSLFPRSAWAAAQRGVLAELPHQELGYPDPRGLPRLRTALAELLARRRGVVADPERIVVVSGVTQATTLLGFALHARGVRTVGVEDPGSPQHDALYASAGVRAVPLPVDGEGIALEPLRASGLRAVVTTPAHQFPTGIAYSARRRSELLDWARSVDGIVLEDDYDGDFRYDRAPVGALQGLDPDHVAYTGSVSKSLAPGLRLGWLLVPESWAEEIVQRKRAMDLGHPALDQALFARFLERGDYDRQLRRCQRAYRERRDALTAALDEHFPGSRVSGIAAGLHVIATLPERYGPEDRFLARVTAAGVAVRPLSAYAHPCPEREEHDGPKRTRLVLGYAHVPPARIHEGIRLMAEAATG; from the coding sequence ATGGACCGCAACGAGCCCGCGTCGCCCGCCTGGGAGCTGCTCCTCCCGGCCGCTTCGGCACCGGCACGCACGCGTGGCCGTTCGCTTCAGGCGGCGCTGCGCGAGGCGGTTCGCTCGGGCCGGCTCGCGCCGGGTACGCGGCTGCCGTCGAGCCGGGATCTCGCGGCGGACCTGGGAGTGTCGCGCGGGCTGATCACGGAGGCGTACGAACAGCTGACGGCGGAAGGCTATCTGCGCAGCGGCCGGGGCGCCGGGACGTGGGTGGGCTCGGCCGTACGGGCCGCCCGGCCGCGGGCGCACGACCTCGCTCCGCGCTCCCCCGGGGCCCGGGCAAACTTCGTGCCCGGGACGCCGGACCTGTCGCTGTTCCCGCGCTCGGCGTGGGCCGCCGCGCAGCGCGGTGTGCTGGCGGAACTGCCGCACCAGGAGCTGGGGTATCCCGATCCGCGCGGGCTGCCCCGGCTGCGTACCGCGCTGGCCGAACTGCTCGCCCGGCGGCGGGGCGTGGTGGCCGACCCGGAGCGGATCGTGGTGGTCTCCGGGGTGACCCAGGCGACGACGCTGCTGGGTTTCGCGCTGCACGCGCGCGGGGTGCGCACGGTGGGTGTGGAGGACCCGGGCAGTCCCCAGCACGACGCGCTGTACGCCTCGGCCGGGGTCAGAGCCGTACCGCTGCCCGTGGACGGCGAGGGAATCGCCCTGGAGCCGCTGCGGGCGTCGGGCTTACGGGCCGTGGTGACGACACCGGCCCACCAGTTCCCCACCGGTATCGCCTACTCGGCCCGCCGCCGCTCCGAACTGCTGGACTGGGCGCGGTCCGTGGACGGCATCGTCCTGGAGGACGACTACGACGGCGACTTCCGCTACGACCGCGCTCCCGTCGGCGCGCTCCAGGGCCTCGACCCGGACCACGTCGCCTACACGGGCTCGGTCAGCAAGTCACTCGCCCCCGGGCTGCGGCTGGGCTGGCTGCTGGTGCCCGAGTCCTGGGCGGAGGAGATCGTCCAGCGCAAGCGCGCCATGGACCTCGGTCATCCGGCCCTCGACCAGGCACTCTTCGCCCGCTTCCTGGAGCGCGGCGACTACGACCGCCAGTTGCGCCGCTGCCAGCGCGCCTACCGCGAGCGCCGTGACGCCCTGACCGCCGCCCTCGACGAGCACTTCCCCGGCTCCCGGGTCTCGGGCATCGCCGCCGGCCTGCACGTGATCGCCACCCTGCCGGAGCGCTACGGCCCCGAGGACCGATTCCTCGCCCGCGTGACGGCGGCCGGGGTGGCCGTACGCCCCCTGTCGGCCTACGCACACCCGTGTCCCGAGCGGGAGGAGCACGACGGGCCGAAGCGGACACGGCTCGTCCTCGGCTACGCGCACGTACCGCCCGCCCGGATCCACGAGGGCATACGCCTGATGGCGGAGGCGGCCACGGGGTGA
- a CDS encoding SGNH/GDSL hydrolase family protein, which produces MHTNPAYSSLVTVGDSFTEGMSDLLPDGTHRGWADLLAARMAARTPGFRYANLAVRGKLIRQIVDEQVDVAAAMEADVVTLVGGLNDTLRPKCDMGRVRGLLEEAVERLAPSCKQLVLMRSPGRRGPVLERFRPRMEELFACVDELAARHGAIVVDLYGAPSLADPRMWDVDRLHLTGEGHRRVAEAVWQALGHEPEDTEWRTPMPTTLPPGWVMRRAADLRFARQHLLPWIGRRLTGRSSGDGLPPKRPELLPYEDQA; this is translated from the coding sequence ATGCACACGAACCCCGCCTACAGCAGCCTCGTCACGGTCGGCGACTCCTTCACCGAGGGCATGTCGGACCTGTTGCCCGACGGCACCCACCGGGGCTGGGCCGATCTCCTCGCCGCGCGGATGGCGGCCCGCACGCCCGGCTTCCGCTACGCCAACCTCGCGGTGCGCGGCAAGCTGATCCGGCAGATCGTCGACGAGCAGGTGGACGTGGCGGCGGCCATGGAGGCCGACGTCGTCACCCTGGTCGGCGGGCTCAACGACACGCTGCGGCCGAAGTGCGACATGGGCCGGGTGCGCGGGCTCCTGGAGGAGGCCGTGGAGCGGCTGGCCCCGTCGTGCAAGCAGCTCGTGCTGATGCGCAGCCCGGGCCGCCGGGGTCCTGTCCTGGAGCGGTTCCGGCCGCGCATGGAGGAGCTGTTCGCCTGCGTCGACGAGCTCGCAGCACGGCACGGCGCGATCGTCGTCGACCTGTACGGCGCCCCCTCGCTCGCCGACCCGCGGATGTGGGACGTGGACCGGCTGCACCTGACGGGCGAGGGCCACCGCAGGGTCGCGGAGGCGGTGTGGCAGGCGCTCGGCCACGAGCCCGAGGACACCGAGTGGCGCACCCCGATGCCGACGACGCTGCCGCCCGGCTGGGTCATGCGCCGCGCGGCGGACCTGCGGTTCGCCCGGCAGCACCTGCTGCCCTGGATCGGCCGCCGCCTGACGGGCCGCTCCTCGGGCGACGGCCTGCCGCCGAAGCGGCCCGAGCTGCTGCCGTACGAGGACCAGGCGTAG
- a CDS encoding GntR family transcriptional regulator codes for MGTTQLESVPEPKYWHLKTVLSEALDSEFSVGEILPNERDLAARFGVARATLRQALEQLELEGRLQRRRGVGTTVAPPRMGVSLGTGPHTWPGGPEDAWQPVDCTAAVPPAAVAEVLETGPEESVHVVRRSRVSHGRPVAAELLYIPQSSVPELSGIDAPSGAARARAVLRELQRLELERQENAVELGSAGADDARELDRLPGAPVLVVTTRFVAAGRTGALSVATYRADTCRLTFGDAGGVEIHDGPERRAS; via the coding sequence GTGGGGACCACGCAGCTGGAATCGGTGCCGGAACCGAAGTACTGGCATCTCAAGACCGTGCTCAGTGAAGCGCTCGACTCGGAGTTCTCCGTGGGGGAGATCCTGCCCAACGAGCGCGACCTCGCGGCTCGCTTCGGCGTCGCCCGCGCCACGCTCCGCCAGGCCCTGGAGCAGCTCGAACTGGAAGGCAGGCTCCAGCGCCGCCGCGGTGTCGGCACGACCGTCGCGCCGCCCCGCATGGGCGTCTCCCTCGGCACCGGCCCGCACACCTGGCCGGGCGGCCCCGAGGACGCCTGGCAGCCCGTCGACTGCACGGCGGCGGTGCCGCCCGCGGCGGTCGCCGAGGTGCTGGAGACCGGCCCGGAGGAGTCCGTGCACGTCGTGCGGCGCTCCCGGGTCTCGCACGGCCGGCCCGTCGCCGCCGAGCTGCTGTACATCCCGCAGTCCTCGGTGCCCGAGCTCTCCGGCATCGACGCGCCGTCCGGAGCGGCACGCGCGCGTGCGGTGCTGCGCGAGCTCCAGCGGCTGGAGCTGGAGCGGCAGGAGAACGCGGTGGAGCTCGGCTCCGCCGGGGCCGACGATGCGAGGGAGCTCGACCGGCTGCCCGGGGCGCCCGTGCTGGTGGTGACGACACGGTTCGTCGCCGCGGGACGCACGGGGGCGTTGTCCGTCGCGACGTATCGCGCTGACACGTGTCGGTTGACTTTCGGTGATGCGGGGGGTGTGGAGATCCACGACGGGCCGGAGCGGCGGGCTTCCTGA
- a CDS encoding ABC transporter permease, whose protein sequence is MELTPVLRSEWLKIRTLRSLPGALLALFAATTAFSAIAGVSETSDPGFDPLFTALSGVVPGQIAAVSFGAMAVSTEFQSGALRVSLAAVPRRGRWFAAKAAVIAVPALLVGLVTALAALLVARAGLGPAADRLGTGEQVRGVVGCGVYLMLMALFAAGLTALLRSGVATLSLLIPFILVVGFVIGDATGTVADFLPDKAGQLVLRETYDGTLGPWSGLAVTALWAAAALLAGAWSLRRRDA, encoded by the coding sequence ATGGAACTCACCCCCGTCCTCCGCTCCGAGTGGCTGAAGATCCGTACGCTGCGCTCGCTCCCGGGAGCGCTCCTGGCCCTGTTCGCCGCGACCACGGCGTTCTCCGCGATCGCCGGTGTCTCCGAGACGTCGGACCCCGGATTCGACCCCCTGTTCACGGCTCTGTCCGGTGTCGTGCCGGGGCAGATCGCGGCCGTCTCCTTCGGGGCCATGGCCGTGTCGACGGAGTTCCAGTCGGGCGCGCTCCGGGTCTCGCTGGCCGCGGTTCCGCGGCGCGGCCGGTGGTTCGCTGCCAAGGCGGCCGTCATCGCCGTACCCGCCCTGCTGGTGGGACTCGTGACCGCCCTCGCCGCCCTCCTCGTGGCCCGGGCGGGGCTCGGCCCGGCAGCCGACCGGCTCGGCACCGGCGAGCAGGTGCGCGGCGTCGTGGGCTGCGGCGTCTACCTCATGCTGATGGCCCTGTTCGCGGCCGGACTCACCGCCCTGCTGCGCAGCGGCGTGGCCACGCTGTCCCTGCTGATCCCGTTCATCCTCGTCGTGGGGTTCGTGATCGGCGACGCGACGGGCACCGTCGCCGACTTCCTGCCCGACAAGGCGGGACAGCTGGTCCTGCGGGAGACCTACGACGGCACCCTCGGGCCGTGGTCGGGGCTCGCGGTGACCGCGCTCTGGGCGGCGGCCGCCCTGCTGGCGGGAGCGTGGAGCCTGCGCCGCCGGGACGCCTGA
- the mug gene encoding G/U mismatch-specific DNA glycosylase, giving the protein MPRFTPEELEAARDRVVPDVVADGLRVLFCGINPGLMTAATGHHFARPGNRFWPVLHRSGFTPRLLAPSEQQELLSHGLGITNVVARPTARADELSAEEFREGGRLLALKVGRLRPRWLAVVGVTAYRAAFDDRKARVGPQSRMIGDTRVWVLPNPSGLNAHWTAETMAEEFARLREAAGS; this is encoded by the coding sequence ATGCCCCGTTTCACGCCCGAGGAGTTGGAGGCCGCCCGCGACCGTGTCGTGCCGGACGTGGTCGCGGACGGTCTGCGGGTGCTGTTCTGCGGCATAAATCCCGGTTTGATGACAGCCGCGACGGGCCATCACTTCGCCCGCCCCGGCAACCGCTTCTGGCCCGTGCTGCACCGCTCCGGGTTCACACCGCGGCTGCTGGCGCCGTCCGAGCAGCAGGAGCTGCTGTCGCACGGGCTCGGCATCACCAATGTCGTGGCGCGGCCGACCGCTCGGGCCGACGAGCTGAGCGCCGAGGAGTTCCGGGAGGGCGGGCGGCTGCTCGCGCTGAAGGTGGGGCGGCTGCGGCCGCGCTGGCTGGCCGTGGTCGGAGTGACCGCGTACCGCGCCGCGTTCGACGACCGGAAGGCCCGGGTCGGCCCGCAGTCGCGGATGATCGGGGACACGCGGGTGTGGGTGCTGCCCAATCCGAGCGGGCTGAACGCCCACTGGACGGCCGAGACGATGGCCGAGGAGTTCGCGCGGCTGCGGGAAGCGGCCGGGAGCTGA
- a CDS encoding sensor histidine kinase, which translates to MVRMLRPLTRAVTYTRWLHLLVAIVWPSLWLFIQDVWWTQATAAVLLGLAGLVPATRLVEGFQARLLLTGRRHDSENERAEIVATPSVTWADRGRTVVWLEARLVLGWIVAHLSVQLPLLAVDLLTTGLGQGPAADGYLSVEEHHWWHALLAPLPLLLLPVIVVWSGHLITALAVRLLGPSPAERLAAMEERTEQLLERTRIARELHDSIGHALTVAVVQAGAARAAGDPAFTDRALGAIEETGRAALGDLERVLGVLRESGKPVSSRPTLADADRLLESARASGAKVDAEVTGSVDTVPGPVSREGYRILQEALTNVLRHAGAVPVRVRVHVCDDTLVLAIRNPLTEPIPGPGRGSGLRGIRERAALLGGLARTGPDDGDWQVHVELPLS; encoded by the coding sequence ATGGTCCGCATGCTGCGCCCGTTGACGCGGGCGGTGACGTACACGCGGTGGCTGCATCTGCTGGTGGCCATCGTGTGGCCGTCCCTGTGGCTGTTCATCCAGGATGTGTGGTGGACCCAGGCGACGGCCGCCGTGCTGCTCGGACTCGCGGGCCTCGTGCCCGCCACGCGGCTGGTGGAGGGATTCCAGGCCCGGCTGCTGCTGACCGGCCGGCGGCACGACAGCGAGAACGAGCGTGCGGAGATCGTGGCCACCCCGTCGGTCACATGGGCCGACCGCGGCCGGACGGTGGTGTGGCTGGAGGCGCGGCTGGTCCTCGGCTGGATCGTGGCCCATCTCTCCGTCCAGTTGCCTCTCCTCGCGGTCGACTTGCTGACGACGGGGTTGGGTCAGGGGCCGGCCGCCGACGGCTACCTGAGCGTCGAGGAGCACCACTGGTGGCACGCCCTGCTCGCGCCCCTGCCACTGCTGCTGTTGCCCGTGATCGTGGTCTGGTCCGGCCACCTCATCACCGCGCTGGCCGTGCGGCTCCTCGGCCCGTCACCGGCTGAGCGGCTCGCGGCCATGGAGGAGCGCACCGAACAGCTCCTGGAACGCACGCGCATCGCCCGCGAGTTGCACGACTCCATCGGCCACGCGCTCACGGTCGCCGTCGTACAGGCGGGGGCCGCGCGGGCGGCGGGCGATCCCGCCTTCACCGACCGGGCGCTGGGCGCCATCGAGGAGACCGGGCGGGCCGCGCTGGGGGATCTGGAGCGGGTGCTCGGCGTCCTGCGCGAGTCGGGCAAGCCGGTGAGCAGCAGACCGACCCTCGCGGACGCCGACCGTCTGCTGGAGTCGGCGCGCGCCTCCGGGGCGAAGGTCGACGCCGAGGTGACCGGCTCCGTGGACACCGTGCCGGGGCCGGTGTCCCGGGAGGGCTACCGGATCCTGCAGGAGGCGCTGACCAATGTGCTGCGGCACGCCGGAGCCGTGCCCGTACGGGTCCGTGTGCACGTCTGCGACGACACCCTCGTCCTCGCGATACGCAACCCGCTCACGGAGCCGATCCCCGGCCCCGGGCGCGGCAGCGGCCTGCGCGGCATACGCGAGCGTGCCGCCCTGCTCGGCGGGCTGGCTCGGACCGGCCCCGACGACGGCGACTGGCAGGTTCATGTCGAGCTGCCGTTGAGTTGA